TCGCGTCGTTTGATCGTCCACTTCTGCTTGCGCAATTCGACACGGCGTATGAGGGCTTCGGGAGCGACCTCGGTCCATTCGAAGGCGACGCGAGCCGTGGTGGGCTCCTCGGCGGGACGCAGCAGCCGTCCGTCGTTTTCCGTGAGACCCATCATCAGGCGCAGGTTGCTTTCGGCTGCATAGAGGCCGCCAGCGCCGACCAGGGCGCCGCTGGGACTCGTGGCGGTAGCCCGGGTGGCCACACCGGTACGACCACTGAGGGCATTTTCGACCGCTGCGCGGAAGGCGAAATACTGCGCCGCGGCACGAGCCTCGTTGGCCGCGGTTCCCTGGATGGCGCCACGGTCGAGGAGTTCCTTGGCGCGGCGCCAGGTTCGCAAGGCACTGTCGCGCGAGGCGACCGCGGCGTCCAGTTCGCGATAGGCCAGGTACAGATCCCAGTAGGCGTTTTCCACTTCGTTCACGAAGTTGCGCACGCCCTCTTCAAACTCGGCCAGCGAACGGTCGGTGTCGACGCGTGCCAACAGCACGCCATTCTGGAAGTAGAAGCCCGGCTGCGCGCCGGGGCCGGCGATCTGATTGAACGTGAGACCACCCCCCCGCAGCATCGGCTGGCGGAACTCGGCCTCGACGTTCGTGTTCCAGGCGCTCGGGAACAGATTGAAAGGGAGGTTATTGGCCGCGTAATCGACATGGTGCCGCGCGGCGAATTGCGCACCCGTGGCCGTCGTCTTTTGGATCTGCGTGCGGAACAGTCCACCGTCTTGCTGCAGATCGCGAACGCCGCCTCCCAGGATGAGATTGTTCGTCATCCGGTCGTCGCGTTCCCAGAAGACGCCGGTCGACCAAATGGCGTCGTAACGGCTCAGGGCCGCTTGCACGCCGTAGCGCGGATCGGTCTCGGTGATGGCCGGATCGTAGACGCTGCGCGAAGCCTCGGGCAGGGCCACCACCCGACCGCCCAGATCATGCATCACCGGGCTATTCGCCAGGGCGAGTTGCACGGCTTCTTGCAGCGAGAGGTTCCAGTAGTCGGTCTTCTCGTGGTTCCACAGCGTGCGCGGCGGCATGCTCATCGCGGCTTGTGGAGGGGGCGTCTCGACGTTCGGAAAATCGATCGTGGTCGCCACTCCCTTGTAGTGCGACAGGTCGTTCTCGTCGTGAAAATAGAACTCCCGCGTCGGACGACAGGCACTCGACAGCAGCGACAGCAGCCCCAGCAAGCATCCCAGCCACGCGCGGAGCGTACGCCGCGAGCCGTCGCGACATGCTCGATGACCGGCGTGCGTGGGGAACAGACGTACCATGCGGTGCTGCTGGACCTGAAACAGCGTCGCGCGCGAACTCTCTGCGCAGAGAATGCGGCGTAACTCGTCCCAAGGTATCGGCCTCATAACCGGCAAAATCGAGCGATTCTGCGCAATTCGAGCCAATGGCAAGGTCAGCCCAAACTATGTGGGGGGCCTGACCGGTCGAGAGAGCCCCGGCCCGGGGCTCGCGCGCGAAAGCATGATATCAAGCTGTCTCGCAGGGGAAGCAGTGCGATGAGACCGAAGCAACCACCGCATGGGCCGCCGTAAATTACTGCTGCCACGAGCGGGACAGCAATTCTGCCGTCCCCTGCTACGAGCTCTGCGTGACGTGCATCGCCACTTCCACGCCTTGCAGGTCCTGCAGCAGATCTTCCTCGATATTGAGGAAGAACAGGTCGTTGCCGCCTCCCCCCACGAGCGTATCGATATCGAGCGCACTTGCATCGTCGAACACGGTGAGCCCCCCGATAAGGAAGATATCGCCATTGCGTCGCGGGCCTGTACCTTGGCCCGTGAGGTTGGCAACGCGCGTCAGGTAGGGGCGGAAGGTGGTCCACTCGCCGAAGATGGCGTCGAGCGCCGTTTGCTGATCGTCGAAGACGGTGGTGCCGGCAATGAGAATATCGTCATCGTCGCCACCGTCGAGGAAGTCTCCTCCCGCGCCCCCGATGAGGAGATCGCGGCCGCCACCGCCATAGAGCGAATCGTCTCCAGCACTTCCTAGAAGCATGTCGATCCCGCCACCGCCATTCATGACGTCGTTGCCGGCTCCCCCGAGCAGGAAGTCGATGCCGGCGCCCCCCAGGAGCGTGTCGTTGCCCGGCCCACCGTTGAGCACCGCGGTGAAGGCAGTCTTGTTGATGAGGGTATCCGCTCCGGTTCCGCCGAGTAGATTGATCAACTCGACACGTTGCACGCCGAACACGCCCGGCGCGGCCACATAGTCCACCTCAAGGTGGCCATTGATATTGGGAATGTCGTTGACGATGAGCGTATCGCCCTCGCCGTTGCCGCCATCGATATTGATGGCTGAAGCGAGGGCGCTGGCGCCGAGATTGATGGCGATCTGGTCAGCTTCGTCCTCGCTGTAGATGTTCAGCTCGGCGATGAACGTACCAGTCGAGGCGGGGGAGATGGTAATCGAATCGGCGCCGCCCGCCGTGCGGATATTGGCGCGCCAAATGTTATTGAGCGACGCCGTCTTGGTCTGGGCCGAAAGCGGATCGGGCCCGATCTGGGTGACGAGATTCAGGCCATCCATGGTCACGACGTCTTCGTAGCCGCTGTTCGTATAGAGCTCGAATTGATTCAAATCACCTAGGCCACCATCGATGACCATCGCTACTTGCGACGTGCGGTTGCCCACCAGCAGTCGAATGGTGTCGTTTTCGTCTTGTCCGAAGATGGCGATCCCGCGGGGCAGGGTACCGTGGGCAGGTTCGGCGATCGTGATCGTGTCGGCTCCGCCCGCCGCGAACACTTGCACGATTTCCGTCCCCACGAAGGGAATCGTGCGGGCACGGGCCGACTGCGGCGTGGGGCCGAATTGCACCGAGATCCGATTCTCTTCGATGCGAATCAGATCTTCATAGCCACTTTCGGTCAGGAAACGCACGTCGTCGTTGCTTCCGCCGCCGGCATCGATATGGAGCGGAATTGCATCGGCGGTGCCCGCCATGCGCACCTCGATCGTGTCGTCCCCGTCGCCCGAGTAAATACCCAGCGAGTAGATCTTCGCAAAGTTAGTCGTTTGCTCCGGGCGCGGTGGATTCGTGGGACCGGGACGCACGGCCACGGAATCGGGGCGGACGATGACGCGGTCGCGTTCGGGGCTGCGCGTGAAAACGGTCAGCCCATTCGTGCCGGCGCCGCCGTCGAGATTGATCGTGATCGCGCGGTTCATGAGCGCGTGGTTGATCTCGATGCCGTCATTTTCATCGTCGGCATTGAGATTCAGCACCGCGGGCAGGGCGCCGGTCGGCGCCAGGGTCACCGCAATCGTATCGGCGCCTCCTTCGGTCGAGACGGTAAGAGTCTCGATCGAGTCGTAGCCGATGTTCTGGCTGGCCGCTTCCAGCGGGTTCGGCCCCCGACGTATGACCACCTGACCGGCGAGGACGTCGACGATGTCCTGATAGCCGCTCCCCGTGCCGATCGAGAGCGAATCGTTGCCATTGCCTCCACTCAGTGCCACGGCGGTGGACAGCGGAATCGCGACCGTCGATCGCCCAATATCGTTACGTTTGTGCGTCAGCAATCCGTTGCGAAAGTGCAAGACGTCGTCTTCCGCACCGGACGAAGCGATATATACGAACGAGTTGACCGATTCAAGCACGGCGCCTGGATGAGGCGCGGCCGACGAGAGTTGCGGGTCGGTCAGTTGCAGCCCGATGGCGTCCACGACGTGCAAGGCGATGCCGGCGGTCGCGCTCGCCTGCAAGCCGCTGACCAGAGCGCCGGGCAGCGATACGTGCGTCAGAAAGACACCGGCGCTGACGTTGTCGGTGTAATTACCGCCGGTAATCGTTACCCCCGCCGCGGTATCGACGACCAGGCCGCGTCCATTCCCAGTAGCGGTGATATTGGTGGCCGTCACGCGCTGCGTCGACGTAAACGAGAGCGCATCGCCCGCGTTGTTGTTGTAGACGCCGGCCTGGATGGTGCTGTTTCCCCCCAGCGACTTGGCGCGCAATCCAGCGCCGGAATTGTCGGCAATCGTGAGATTGTCGAGCAACAAAGTGCCGCTCAGGTTCTCGAGCGCGATCGCGGCGTCCGTCGTTTGCGAGATGTTGATCCTCACCAGGCTCGGCGCGGCGATCAGATCGGCGGCGATCCCCACGTTGCCTCCCGTCACTTTCACATCGCGCAGAGTGATCGCGTCGGCCCGCAGATCGATCCCCGTAGTGAGGTCGGTGGCGAGCAGTTGGATGCCGTCGAGCGTAATGCCGGCATCGCCCAAAGTGATACCGGTTGCTCCCGATTGCGGAGCGTAAATCGTCGGGGCGTCAACGATATCTCGCGAGAGAAAATCGCTAGCGTAGCCCCCTTCGATCTGCAGCGTGTCGAGTTCGTCATCGGCCGCGACCTCGACGGCGCCATCGTGCGCCGGATCGTTGTAGGTTCCGCTCGCGATCAGGATGCGGTCGGCACTGTCGGAGGCTGTCGAGGCAGCGGCCACCGCGGCCTGCAGGCTGCGGAACGGCGCGCCGGCGGAGCCGTCGTTCGTGTCGGCGCCGCTCAGCGAAACGTGAAACACGGCCAACAGGTTACGCGTTTCGAGCCACTCCACATGGTCCGCTCGCCCATTTTGCAGGCGCGTGGAGAGACGGGCTCGAGTTGGGGTAGACTGCGGACGGACCGGGGCGTCGATGCGCGCGACGCCCCGCAAACGGCGGGCGAAGGACATGCGAGTTGCTTCTCAGAAGGTTGGACGCCGATCGCGCCGGGTAGATTACTCAGGCGTGCCGACCGGTCCGTCCGTCGAGTCACGGGGGGGGCCCCGTTCTCCGGATAGAAGCGGTTTTGACGCCGTTTTGAGCCCTGATTCGATTGTAACCAGGGGCTCCGTGCCCCGTACTATCTGGGCGCAGATTTTTGATGTTTTCCCCAGGCAGGGGACGTAGCGGCTCTCGCCGGCCCCGCGGACGACAAATTGGTTGGCGAACTGACCAAGTTCACGCACGAGAGGGCAAAGGGCCAAGAGGCCGACCGGAGATAGCCGACCCGGGATATTGAGGAAGAAGATGAGAGAAGAGCCAGCCCGGGCGTTTTCTGAACTGGCTGGCCCGATCGAAGCCGGCTCGGGCGCGCGCCAATCGCGCCTTGGCCGGGCTTTGTCGTGTGGCGACCTCACCCGAACCGGGCAGGTGGTCGTCGCCGCGAGAGATTTCGATCCGTGGTAAGAAGAGGTCGGAGCGACACGCGACGGATTTCACGTATGTCGCTCCGATCGGGCGTCAGTCTGCTCGTGCGGACTCGAAGAGGAACCAGGTCCGTCGCTCCGACTCGTCGATCCAGTTTTCGATGAGGCTGGCTGTGGCGACATCGTTGTGCTCATCGCACACTTCATGAGCAGCCCGTAAGAATTGGGTCAACTGCTGATTGTCGGCGGCCAACTCGGCCAGCATGTCGCGGGGACCGACATATTCCTCGTTGTTGTCTTGCAGACGCTGGTGCCGGGCGATATCGCCGATCGACTTGAGGCTGGTGCCGCCGATCTTGCGTGCCCGCTCGGCCAGATCGTCGGTCATCGCGAAGATCTGATCGGCCTGTTCATCCAGCAGCAGGTGGTAATCGCGGAAATGTCGTCCGCTCATGTGCCAGTGAAAGTTCTTCGTCTTGACGTAGAGCGCGAAGGCGTCGGCGAGCAACTGACGCAACTCGTCGGAGACGGCCGCCACGCCTTCTGGCCGCAAGTCGGTCGGTGTGGCCAGCGCGGGGGGCGTCTTCGAACTCCGTTGTGTGGCGTGGGTAGTGGTCATCATTCCTTCCTTTCCTTTTCGAGAAAAGAGATTGCCATTCTTTGCTTACCCTTCGGTTCCGGCTCCACCGTGGCTGTTCGTTAGCGGAGCCTGCGTTTTAGTTCCTCTCCTACCTGCAACAGCGCGGTGCGAGTGGCGGGCAGATCGGCGAGCGGGTTCAGCAACCCCCAGTCATGAATCATACCACTATAGCGAACAGCGGTGACATCGACGCCGGCAACGTCGAGCTTGCGAGCGTACTCCTCGCCTTCGTCGCGGAGTACGTCATTGCCGGCCGTCTGGACTAGCGCCGGTGGAAGCCCGCGCAACTCCTCGGTCGTGGCTCGCAAGGGGGAGGCGTAAATCTCGCCACGCTCGTTCGAATCGGTGGTGTAGTGGTCCCAGAACCACTTCATCATGTTGCGCGTGAGGAACCGGCCCTCGGCGAACTCGTGGTAAGAGCGCGTATCGAAGTGCGCGTCGGTCACCGGCCAGAGCAAGGCCTGGAAGCGAATCTTCGGCCCCCCGCGATCCTTGGCCATCAGCGCGACCACGGCCGCCATGTTGCCGCCGGCGCTGTTGCCGACCACGGCCAGACGCCGACCATCGACGTTGATTTCGTGTCCACGTTCGGCCACCCATTTCGTGGCGGCGTAGGCCTGATGAATCGCCACGGGGTACCGCGCCTCGGGCGAGGGGGTGTAGTTGACGAAGACCGCCGCCGCGCCAGAGTATGCCACCACGTCGCGGACGAAACGTTCGTGCGTGGGAAAGTCTCCCAACACCCAACCGCCGCCATGAAAGAACATAAAGGCGGGAACCGTCGTCTCGGCGCCGGCCGGACGCACGACCGTCAGATCGATCTGCTGCCCTTCGATATCGATGGCCAGCGTCGACACCTTGGCCGGAGGCAAGTCGACTTCGGCCGATTCTTGCAGGCCGACCAGGACCATTCGGGCCTCTGGTGGCGACATTTCCTCCAACGGCTTGCCGCTGGCGGCGTTCAGCTTTTTCAAGAACGCCCGGATGCGATGGTCGATGGACTCGTCGTGAGCGGCATCTACGAGTTGCATGGCGATCTCCTTCATAACTGCTGGTTATCGTACTCCCTTGGCCTCACGAAACGGAGAGTCTGGACAGCCGAGGGGGAACCTTTTCGAGCCCAAGGCTTTCCGGCCACTCCCCGAATTGAGCGAAGGTCAAGGCCCAAGACGATTTAGAAGCGAACGAGATGGGCCGGGGGCATTACCACCCTAGCCCTCTAGCGATGTTGGGGTGAATTGGCCCGCTGGCGGGAAGTACACCGGCAGATCCCGTGCCTTGAACGATAACTTGGTATCTCGCTTGCACCTGCTGTGCCGAACGCTGTTCATTCGCAGCCACCCCGGCTGGCGCGTCCCCTCCTTTGAATCTGCAATCGGAGAAGACACTTCCGCTTCGCACAGCAGTGATGGCAAGGCATCGTAGGCGTCGCAAGGCGGGGGCCGCGGAGAATGGGGCATTCTGCGGCGACTGCACGCCTTGAAGTGGTGGTAGTGGTTTCCGGGCAACGCAACTGCCGAAGCAGCCATTATCCAGATGCTTTCTCGTAACATGACAGAGGCCGGGATGATCCTGCGCCGGATCCCTGGAACGTTTCGCCTGCTTTTGTCGGCAGCCCTCGTGCTCGGCGGCGAAGAGGCATGCCGCGCGCAGGAGATCGTTCCGCCGTCGACGAAACGCGCCGAGTCCACGATCGCCCCCCTGCCGCCGGTTGGCGCCGAGCTGGTCTATGCGGCCGGCCTGTGCCTCGAGGAAGTGGAGCAGCTTGCGCTGTTCAACAATCCATCGCTACGACGTCGGGCGGCCCTGGTCGGCGCCGCTCGCGGCAATGCGTTGCAGGCAGGTCTGCCGCCGAATCCGGCCGTCGGCTACGAAGGGCAACAGCTTGGCAGCGGGGGACTGGCAGAGCAGCAAGGCGTGCTGTTCAGCCAGGAGTTCGTCCGGGGGGGCAAGCTCCGGTTGAGTCGTGCCGTGGCGAACCGCGAACGCATGCGCGCGGAACAGGAGCTGGCGGCCCAAGAGTTCCGTGTCTTGACGGACGTTCGCATCGCCTTCTACCAGGCACTGTTGGCCCAGCGCGAGATCGAGCTGGCCGTGAACCTGATGAAGATCGGCGACGAAGGGGCCCATGTGGCCGAACAACTCTACCGCGCCGGTGAAGTCAGTCGAGCCGACGTGCTGCAGGCGCAGATCGAAGTCGAGAACGCGCGCATTATCGGTCAGAATGCCAACAACCGGCGCGCAGCAGCGTGGCAGGAGCTCACGGCAGTAGTCGGACAACCGCTGCTTGCGCCGCAAGATCTAGTCGGCGACGTGACCGCCCAGAGGCCGCCGATCGAATACAACGCCGCGCTCTCGCGCATTCTGAATGCCAGCCCCGAAATCTCGGCCGCCTTCATGGAAATCAAGCGCGCCGAGGCGGCCCTGCAGCGGGCTCGGGCAGAACCGATTCCCAACGTCAACGTGGAAGGTCTGGTCAACTGGCAGGACAACGGCATCGGTGGCAAACCGGACGGCGGCCTGGCCGTCACGCTGCCTATTCCGCTCATTAATCGCAATCAGGGAGCCATCGCGCAGGCCAGTCACGAACTGATGGCGGCGCGTCAGGCGCTGGGCGAGCTGGAGCTGTCGCTGCAGAAGCGGCTGGCGACGACCTACGAGGCATATGCCAATGCGCGTAATCAGACCGAGCGTTACCGGGCCAAGATCCTGCCCGCCGCCGAAGAGTCCCTCGGACTGGTTCGCACCATGTATGGAGCGGGCGAAGTCGGTTACATCACGTTGTTGACGGCTCAACGTACCTACTCGCAGACGCAACTCAGCTATCTGGATGCCTTGCGTGCCCTGCGCAATGCCGAGGCTCAGATCGATGGCATGCTCCTTTCGGGCAGCCTCGACAGTGGCGGGAGTGGGACGGCCACGCTCGACGATCTGCGCAATTCACCCGTTCCAGCCGGTATCGGCGTCTTCGGTCGCTAGCGCTTTCGTCGACTCTCGACTCCGCGAACGGAGAGGAAGCAGAGCCGATACGGACGTGCAAAATCGTCAGAAACGTTGCGTTCGATCAGTCTTGTTCGCCGATAGTGACCTGCGAGGCGCAAGGGGAGCGAAGGAACGCTCCAGCCCTGGATGCGCTGCTTGCAACCCGGTGCCGCGATGGCACTTCTAGTGCTGCATGCCTCCGGGCGCCCTGCGCGTGTTCGGCTTGACTTCTCGGTGTGGAACCGCAACCATGTATGCAAATAACCATTCTTCGATTGGTTCGCGCATGCATCGCGTCTTCTCCGCGCTCGTCGCGGGACTGCTGCTGTTTCACGTCATCGCCGGATGCTGTTGGCATCACGATCATGGTGGCCATGCGCAGGGTCACGGTTCCGACGTGGCCTGTCCGGCGCATGCCACCCAGTGTTGCACGACACACTCCGATCCTCCCTGCGACGAATCGTCGCAGCATTCGCCGGGGCATGCCCCCTGCGAGCAACCGGAATGCGTTTTCGGCGCGACGACGATCACCCGTGCGATCGACGATGACTCGCTGAGCGTGGTCCCTCCGCTTGTGTGGCTGGCCTGCGAAGCTCCCCGCGTTTTCGCGATCGAGGTGCAGGGCGTCACGCACCGCTTTGACTCGGGAGGAAACCTCGAAGTCGAGCTACCGGTGCGCCGTCACCTTCTCTTCAGCACTCTGCTGATCTAGCTCACGCACGCGCTCGTCCTTCGGTTGCGGCGATTGTGTCTCGTCGACTGCGCTGCCCGTGGATGGCGTTTGGGCATTGGAAAACTCCCTGCACCTGCCGTGCATGGGAATCATCCGTCGAGCTGTTTAGACATTGCCAGGTCGGTCCCATGACAACCACAAATCTTGCGCAACCCGCGCCGCGCAGCCGCTTGCAGCGTGGAACGCTGGCCATGCTGGTCCTCGTGCTGGCTGCCGGCGTGGCCTGGCTGGGTTATCTCGGGGGCAAATGGACCACGTCGAGTCCGCGCGACGCGGTCACGGCGGGAAGCGAACACGACGAGCACGATCATGGTCACGGCCACTCGCACGCTCATCCCGGTCACGACGAGGCATCCTCGATCGAAATCTCGAAGCAGGCGCAGCGCAACATCGGGCTCGAGCTGGCTACGGTCGACTTTCAGACCTACGAACGTACGGTCTCCTTGCCGGCGATCGTCGTCGAGCGGCCCGGCCGTTCGCGCATCAGTGTGCCGGCTCCGCTGACCGGCGTCATTACGCGCATCGATCCCTTGCTAGGGCAGGCGATCGTGTCGGGCGAGCCTCTGTTCGAGATGCGTCTTACGCACGAGGAGTTGGTTCAGGCTCAAAGCGACTTTCTGCGCACCCTAGAAGAAACCGACGTCGTGAAGCGCGAAATTGCCCGGCTCGAGGATCTCGCGGCCAGCGGCGCGATCGCCGGCAAGACGCTGCTCGAGCGGCAGTACGAATTGCAGCGGCTCGAAGCGACTTCGCGCGCCCAATCGCAGGCCCTGCTGCTGCACGGTTTGAGCGAAGATCAGATCGAGAATATACGGCGCGAACGGAAATTGCTGGGGAGCCTGGTGATCGTGGCGCCGACGCCCGCGGGTGACGCCGCCAACGACGCTCCGACCTGCATGCTGCAACTCCAGGAATTGAATGTCGAGCTGGGACAGCACGTCACCGCGGGGGATCCGCTGTGCGTGCTCGCCGACCACTGCCTGTTGTACATCGAAGGTCAGGCGTTCGAACAAGACGCCCGCCTGCTCGAGAAGGTCGCGAAGGAGAAGCGACCGGTACGAGCGCTCATCGATCTGGGCGGGGGCCAGAGCGAAACCATTCCGGGACTCGATATTCTCTCGCTCGGCAACCGGATCAATCCAGAAACCCGCACGTTACCCTTCCACGTGTTGCTGCCCAATGAATTGGTGCGTGACGAGCGCACTGCCGACGGCCACCGATTCGTCGGCTGGCGTTTCCGGCCTGGTCAGCGCGTGCAGGTCCTCGTGCCGATCGACACCTGGCAAGAGCGCATCGTGTTGCCGGTAGCAGCCGTCGTGCAGGAGGGGCCGGAGTCGTACGTCTTCGTGCAGAAGGGAGATCATTTCGACCGGCGTCCGGTTCATGTCGAGTTCCGCGATCAGCAAGCGGTCGTGTTGTCGTCGGACGAGGAGAATCTGTGGCCGGGGGATATTGTTGCGATCAACGGCGCACAGCAGTTGCAGTTGGCGCTGAAGAACAAAGCGGGCGGTGGCATCGACCCACACGCCGGACACTCACACTAACCTCGACGACGGACGGTACGGAGCGCACCGAATGTTGACGAATGGGCAACTGGCGAGATGGATCGTGCTCGCAGGCGTTTCCTTGATGATGTACTGGCCGAGGTAGCCGACCCGTCTGCCTTGTCGGACCACGAACCATGTTGAACGCCATTATCCGCTTTTCGCTGCGTTACCGCCTGCTGACGATTTCGTTGGCACTGGTAGTGCTCGTCTATGGCGGGTATACGTTGTTTCACCTGCCGATCGACGTCTTTCCCGACTTGAATCGTCCGCGCGTCACAATTCTCACCGAGGCCCCCGGTCTAGCGCCGGAGGAAGTCGAAACGCTCGTCACGTTTCCGCTCGAATCGGTGCTCAACGGGGCGACGGGCGTGCAGGCCGTGCGCAGCTCGTCGGGTGTCGGGTTGTCGGTGGTCTACGTCGAATTCGCGTGGGGAACCGACATCTACGTCGATCGCCAGATCGTGGCCGAGAAGGTCGCCCTGGCCGCCGATCGCTTGCCCGAGGGAGTACGGCCCGTGCTCGCTCCGGTCGCCTCGGTGATGGGGCAGATCATGCAGGTGGGGATGTGGAGTGAAGGGGGGAAGACTAACCCGATCGAAGTCCGCACGCTGGCCGATTGGGTCGTGCGGCAGCGATTGCTGACGATCCCCGGCGTGGCGCAGGTGGTGACGATGGGGGGCGGTCGCCGCCAGTTCCAGGTGCTGGTCAGCGCCGATGAGCTGCGCAAATACGATGTCACGCTCGAGGAGGTCGAGCGGGCGGTGGCCGAAAGCAATGCCAATGCCACGGGGGGATATCTTAACGAAGGGTCGCGCGAGTATCTGGTTCGATCGCTGGGACGCATCCAGGATGTGGGAGAGTTGGAATCGGTCGTGGTCAAGGCTCAGCCTGGCCGGCCGGTGCTGCTCAAGCAGGTGGCACGGGTGGTAGAAGCTGCCCAGGTCAAGCGTGGCGACGCCGCGGTCGATGGCATGCCCGCCGTCATGCTGACCATCGCCAAGCAGCCTGGGGCCGATACGCGGGAGCTCACCGAGGCCATTACGCAGGCGCTCGAAGAGCTGCGCCCTTCATTGCCCGCCGATATTCGCATCAATCCGGCCGTCTATCAGCAGAAGACGTTCATCGATCTGAGTATCGAGAATGTCATCGAGGCGTTGCGCGATGGCGGCATCCTGGTCGTAATTATTCTGTTCGTCTTCCTGCTCAACTTTCGCACGACGTTCATCACGCTAACGGCGATTCCGTTGTCGATCGTCGTGACCGGCCTGGTTTTCAAATGGCTGGACATGTCGATCAACACGATGACGCTGGGAGGGCTGGCCGTGGCGATCGGCGAGCTCGTCGACGATGCGATCGTCGACGTGGAGAACATCTTCCGCCGCTTGCGCGAAAATCGCCACCTGGCGCAGCCCAAGCCGGCATTGCGCGTCGTGTACGAGGCAAGTAGCGAGGTGCGCAATTCGATCGTCTTCAGCACGATCCTGGTCGTGCTCGTGTTCGTGCCGCTGTTTGCCTTGGGGGGCATGGAAGGCCGGCTTTTCACGCCACTGGGCGTAGCGTACATCGTCTCGATTCTGGCGTCGCTGCTCGTCTCTCTGACGGTGACGCCGGTCTTGTCGTATTGGCTGCTGCCCAGTGCGAAGATCATGCACCACGAACGCGATGGCCTGGTGCTGCGTGCCCTGAAGAGTCTGGCCGGCTGGGCGATTCGCTTGAGCGTGCGTCGACCGTGGCCGATTTTGGGAGGCGTGGCCCTGGCGGTGCTCGCCAGCGGCGTCATCGTCACGCGATTGGGGCGTGACTTTTTGCCCCCGTTCAACGAAGGGAGCGTGCAGGTCAATGTGTTCGTGCCTCCCGGCACCTCGCTCGAAACTTCGGACCGCATGGCCGCCATGGTCGATCAGCGTATTCTGCAGATCGACGGCGTGGTGGCCGTGGGACGCCGCACCGGCCGTGCCGAGCTCGACGAGCATGCCGAAGGGGTCAATGTTTCCGAGATCATCGTCTCGTTCGATCCGCATAGCGAGCGCTCGCGCGAGGAGATCCTGGCGGACATTCGCAACGAGGCGGCGGAAGTGCCCGGCGTGGTGGTCTCGGCCGAACAGCCGTTGCAACATCTCATCAGCCACATGCTCTCGGGAGTCAAGGCGCAGGTCGGCATCAAGCTGTATGGCGACAGCCTCGACGTGCTGCGGGCCAAGGCCAACGAGATGAAGAACGCCATCCAGTCGGTGCCCGGCGTCAAGGATCTGATGGTCGAACAGCAGACCGAGATCCCACAATT
This genomic stretch from Pirellulales bacterium harbors:
- a CDS encoding TolC family protein, with translation MILRRIPGTFRLLLSAALVLGGEEACRAQEIVPPSTKRAESTIAPLPPVGAELVYAAGLCLEEVEQLALFNNPSLRRRAALVGAARGNALQAGLPPNPAVGYEGQQLGSGGLAEQQGVLFSQEFVRGGKLRLSRAVANRERMRAEQELAAQEFRVLTDVRIAFYQALLAQREIELAVNLMKIGDEGAHVAEQLYRAGEVSRADVLQAQIEVENARIIGQNANNRRAAAWQELTAVVGQPLLAPQDLVGDVTAQRPPIEYNAALSRILNASPEISAAFMEIKRAEAALQRARAEPIPNVNVEGLVNWQDNGIGGKPDGGLAVTLPIPLINRNQGAIAQASHELMAARQALGELELSLQKRLATTYEAYANARNQTERYRAKILPAAEESLGLVRTMYGAGEVGYITLLTAQRTYSQTQLSYLDALRALRNAEAQIDGMLLSGSLDSGGSGTATLDDLRNSPVPAGIGVFGR
- a CDS encoding efflux RND transporter periplasmic adaptor subunit — encoded protein: MTTTNLAQPAPRSRLQRGTLAMLVLVLAAGVAWLGYLGGKWTTSSPRDAVTAGSEHDEHDHGHGHSHAHPGHDEASSIEISKQAQRNIGLELATVDFQTYERTVSLPAIVVERPGRSRISVPAPLTGVITRIDPLLGQAIVSGEPLFEMRLTHEELVQAQSDFLRTLEETDVVKREIARLEDLAASGAIAGKTLLERQYELQRLEATSRAQSQALLLHGLSEDQIENIRRERKLLGSLVIVAPTPAGDAANDAPTCMLQLQELNVELGQHVTAGDPLCVLADHCLLYIEGQAFEQDARLLEKVAKEKRPVRALIDLGGGQSETIPGLDILSLGNRINPETRTLPFHVLLPNELVRDERTADGHRFVGWRFRPGQRVQVLVPIDTWQERIVLPVAAVVQEGPESYVFVQKGDHFDRRPVHVEFRDQQAVVLSSDEENLWPGDIVAINGAQQLQLALKNKAGGGIDPHAGHSH
- a CDS encoding efflux RND transporter permease subunit: MLNAIIRFSLRYRLLTISLALVVLVYGGYTLFHLPIDVFPDLNRPRVTILTEAPGLAPEEVETLVTFPLESVLNGATGVQAVRSSSGVGLSVVYVEFAWGTDIYVDRQIVAEKVALAADRLPEGVRPVLAPVASVMGQIMQVGMWSEGGKTNPIEVRTLADWVVRQRLLTIPGVAQVVTMGGGRRQFQVLVSADELRKYDVTLEEVERAVAESNANATGGYLNEGSREYLVRSLGRIQDVGELESVVVKAQPGRPVLLKQVARVVEAAQVKRGDAAVDGMPAVMLTIAKQPGADTRELTEAITQALEELRPSLPADIRINPAVYQQKTFIDLSIENVIEALRDGGILVVIILFVFLLNFRTTFITLTAIPLSIVVTGLVFKWLDMSINTMTLGGLAVAIGELVDDAIVDVENIFRRLRENRHLAQPKPALRVVYEASSEVRNSIVFSTILVVLVFVPLFALGGMEGRLFTPLGVAYIVSILASLLVSLTVTPVLSYWLLPSAKIMHHERDGLVLRALKSLAGWAIRLSVRRPWPILGGVALAVLASGVIVTRLGRDFLPPFNEGSVQVNVFVPPGTSLETSDRMAAMVDQRILQIDGVVAVGRRTGRAELDEHAEGVNVSEIIVSFDPHSERSREEILADIRNEAAEVPGVVVSAEQPLQHLISHMLSGVKAQVGIKLYGDSLDVLRAKANEMKNAIQSVPGVKDLMVEQQTEIPQLQVRLDRDQLAYYGLRANDVNRFLETAMNGRVVSDIVLGERKFDLLVRLDEPYREDPELLKRLAINLPDGGRIPLSAVARVVDSSGPNTINRENVRRRIIVQCNTAGRDLASVVEEIQDRLAPIQASLPTGYFIEYGGQFESQQSATRMIAFLSLFSLASMFLALYTLFRSVNMSLQVLSALPMAAIGAVGALVVTGQSLTVASLVGFISLSGIASRNGILLIAHYLHLVRYEGETFTPDMIERAGKERLAPMLMTALTAGIGLIPLVLAAGEPGKEILYPVATVILGGLISSTLLDFFVHPALFWCFGRKDAERARQGTEDDDLDLAQGAGEIIAGDAASSLAPPTPHAAH